A portion of the Bubalus kerabau isolate K-KA32 ecotype Philippines breed swamp buffalo chromosome 1, PCC_UOA_SB_1v2, whole genome shotgun sequence genome contains these proteins:
- the LOC129629944 gene encoding protocadherin alpha-10-like produces MLASGSGGRRARRLLLSLLLLAAWETGSNHVHYSVPEEAKHGTFVGRIAQDLGLELAELVPRLFRVASKGRGDLLEVNLQNGILFVNSRIDREELCGRSAGCSIHLEVIVDRPLQVFHVEVEVKDINDNPPVFPATHRNLFISEARALESHFSLEGASDADIGENALLTYRLTPSEYFSLEVPSNDEQEKSLELVLKKRLDREVASEVLLVLKATDGGKPELTGTVKINITVLDANDNAPVFDKAVHRIKLLENARNGTLIIRLNASDLDEGSNGHILYSFVTDVSSNTEASFRIDSNSGEIRVNGKIDFEETKLWKLQIEAVDKGNPPMFGHCTVLIEVLDINDNAPELLVTSLLLSIPEDAPLGTVTTLITVTDRDVGSNAQVTCSLTPHVPFKLVSTFKNYYSLVLDSSLDREKVSEYALTLIAKDGGSPSLSATASVSVEVADVNDNAPAFAQPEYTVFVKENNPPGCHIFTVSARDADAQENALVYYSLVERRVGERALSSYVSVHAESGKVYALQPLDHEELELLQFQVSARDAGMPPLGSNVTLQVFVLDENDNAPALLPPGPGGGPSAVSQVVSRSVDAGHVVAKVRAVDADSGYNAWLSYELQPAAGGSRSPFRVGLYTGEISTTRALDEADAPRQRLLVLVKDHGQPALTATATVLLSLEDSGQAPKASSRALSGAAGAETALVDVNVYLIIGICAVSSLLVLTLLLYTALRCSAPPSEGVCGPVKPRLVCSSAVGSWSYSQERRQRVCSGEGPPKTDLIAFSPSVPPGLNSGDIGDQQEFCENVSTVILGCIMPINVNHVVVHQQITTSPLLEIFVAFFL; encoded by the coding sequence ATGTTAGCTTCAGGATCTGGTGGCCGGCGAGCCCGGCGCCTCCTGCTCTCACTTCTGCTTCTCGCAGCCTGGGAAACTGGGAGCAATCATGTCCACTACTCAGTCCCTGAGGAGGCCAAACACGGCACCTTCGTGGGCCGCATCGCCCAGGACCTCGGGCTGGAGCTGGCGGAACTGGTTCCCCGCCTGTTCCGGGTGGCATCCAAAGGCCGCGGGGACCTTCTGGAGGTAAATCTGCAGAATGGCATTTTGTTTGTGAATTCTCGGATCGACCGGGAGGAGCTGTGCGGGCGGAGCGCGGGGTGCAGCATCCACCTGGAGGTGATCGTGGACCGGCCGCTGCAGGTGTTCCATGTGGAGGTGGAGGTGAAGGACATTAACGACAACCCGCCTGTGTTCCCAGcgacacacagaaatctctttatTTCCGAAGCTAGGGCTCTTGAGTCTCACTTTTCACTAGAGGGCGCCTCCGACGCAGATATCGGGGAGAACGCTCTGTTGACTTACAGACTGACCCCCAGCGAGTATTTCTCTCTGGAAGTACCGAGCAACGATGAGCAGGAAAAATCGCTCGAACTAGTACTAAAAAAACGTTTAGACAGAGAAGTCGCTTCAGAGGTTCTCTTGGTGCTCAAAGCAACGGATGGGGGCAAACCTGAACTGACAGGCACTGTAAAGATAAACATCACAGTGCTGGATGCAAATGACAACGCCCCAGTTTTTGACAAAGCAGTTCATCGTATAAAATTACTGGAAAATGCAAGAAATGGCACACTGATTATTAGACTTAACGCCTCCGATTTGGACGAGGGTTCAAACGGCCACATTCTTTATTCCTTTGTAACTGATGTTTCCTCTAATACAGAAGCCTCTTTTCGCATAGATTCAAACAGCGGAGAAATAAGAGTAAATGGAAAAATAGATTTCGAAGAAACTAAATTATGGAAACTTCAAATAGAAGCAGTTGACAAGGGAAATCCTCCAATGTTTGGTCACTGCACAGTCTTGATAGAAGTCTTGGACATCAATGATAATGCTCCGGAGTTACTAGTGACGTCACTACTGCTTTCTATTCCAGAGGATGCTCCACTAGGGACCGTCACCACTCTAATCACTGTAACCGACCGTGACGTAGGTAGCAATGCCCAGGTGACTTGCTCACTAACACCCCATGTCCCCTTCAAACTGGTGTCCACCTTCAAGAATTACTATTCGCTAGTGCTGGACAGTTCCCTGGACAGAGAGAAAGTGTCAGAATATGCTCTAACACTGATCGCGAAGGACGGGGGCTCGCCTTCCTTGTCCGCCACGGCCAGCGTGTCCGTGGAGGTGGCTGACGTGAACGACAACGCGCCCGCGTTCGCGCAGCCCGAGTACACGGTGTTCGTGAAGGAGAACAACCCGCCCGGCTGCCACATCTTCACCGTGTCGGCGCGAGATGCGGACGCTCAGGAGAACGCACTGGTGTACTACTCGCTGGTGGAGCGGCGGGTGGGCGAGAGAGCTCTGTCGAGCTACGTGTCGGTGCACGCAGAGAGCGGCAAGGTGTACGCGCTGCAGCCGCTGGACCACGAGGAGCTGGAGCTCCTGCAGTTCCAGGTGAGCGCGCGAGACGCGGGCATGCCGCCCTTGGGCAGCAACGTGACGCTGCAGGTGTTCGTGCTGGACGAGAACGACAACGCGCCTGCGCTGTTGCCGCCCGGGCCGGGCGGAGGACCCAGCGCGGTGAGCCAGGTGGTGTCGAGGTCCGTGGACGCGGGCCACGTGGTGGCAAAGGTGCGCGCGGTGGACGCGGACTCGGGCTACAACGCGTGGCTGTCGTACGAGCTGCAGCCGGCGGCAGGCGGCTCGCGCAGCCCGTTCCGCGTGGGGTTGTACACCGGCGAGATCAGCACGACGCGCGCCCTGGACGAGGCGGACGCGCCGCGCCAGCGCCTGCTGGTGCTGGTGAAGGACCACGGCCAGCCGGCGCTGACGGCCACGGCCACCGTGCTGCTGTCGCTGGAAGACAGCGGCCAGGCGCCCAAGGCCTCTTCGCGGGCGTTGTCTGGTGCAGCTGGCGCAGAGACGGCGTTAGTGGATGTGAACGTGTACCTGATCATCGGCATCTGCGCGGTGTCCAGCCTGTTGGTGCTCACGCTGCTGCTGTACACGGCGCTGCGGTGCTCGGCGCCGCCCAGTGAAGGCGTGTGCGGGCCGGTGAAGCCCAGGCTGGTGTGCTCCAGCGCGGTGGGGAGCTGGTCTTACTCGCAGGAGAGGCGACAGAGGGTGTGCTCTGGGGAGGGGCCGCCTAAGACCGACCTCATCGCCTTCAGTCCTAGTGTTCCCCCAGGTTTGAATTCTGGAGATATTGGAGACCAACAGGAGTTTTGCGAGAATGTAAGTACAGTAATTCTGGGATGTATCATGCCTATTAATGTCAATCACGTAGTAGTTCACCAACAAATTACTACAAGTCCATTGCTTGAAATATTTGTTGCCTTTTTCTTGTGA
- the LOC129633768 gene encoding protocadherin alpha-11 isoform X4, which produces MSATQRSGLGNGRLLLSLLLLAAWEAGSGQVHYSVPEEAKHGTFVGRIAQDLGLELEELVPRLFRVASKGRGDLLEVNLQNGILFVNSRIDREELCGRNAECSIHLEVIVDRPLQVFHVEVEVKDINDNPPVFSLREQKLLIYESKQPDSRFPLEGASDADIGENAQLTYRLSKNDYFSLELPINSKPTKKLSLTLKKSLDREKTPEFNLLLTAADGGKPELTGTVQLFIRVLDINDNDPEFEQSEYKVRLMENAAKETLVIQLNATDQDEGVNGEVTYSLMSIKPNGKPLFTLDENNGEVKVNGTLDYEENKFYEIEVQATDKGNPPMAGHCTVWVEILDANDNSPEITVTSLSLPVREDTQPSTVIALISVSDRDSGANGQVICFLTPNVPFKIVSTFKNYYSLVLDGTLDRENVSVYKLVVTARDGGSPSLSATASMSVEVADVNDNAPAFAQPEYTVFVKENNPPGCHIFTVSARDADAQENALVSYSLVERWLGERALSSYVSVHAESGKVYALQPLDHEELELLQFQVSARDAGVPPLGSNVTLQVFVLDENDNAPALLPPGPGGGPSAVSQVVSRSVDAGHVVAKVRAVDADSGYNAWLSYELQPAAGSASSPFRVGLYTGEISTTRALDEADAPRQRLLVLVKDHGEPALTATATVVLSLEDSGQAPKASSRALSGAAGAETALVDVNVYLIIAICAVSSLLVLTLLLYTALRCSAPPSEGACGPVKPRLVCSSAVGSWSYSQERRQRVCSGEGPPKTDLMAFSPSLSPGLDREVGEERQEAGSNHSGLPLRE; this is translated from the coding sequence ATGTCCGCGACTCAAAGAAGTGGATTGGGCAATGGGCGACTGCTGCTGTCGCTTCTGCTCCTCGCAGCTTGGGAGGCAGGGAGCGGCCAGGTCCACTACTCCGTCCCTGAAGAAGCCAAACACGGCACCTTCGTGGGTCGCATCGCCCAGGACCTGGGACTGGAGCTGGAGGAGCTGGTGCCCCGCCTGTTCCGGGTGGCGTCCAAAGGCCGCGGGGACCTTCTGGAGGTAAATCTGCAGAATGGCATTTTGTTTGTGAATTCTCGGATCGACCGGGAGGAGCTGTGCGGACGGAACGCGGAGTGCAGCATCCACCTGGAGGTGATCGTGGACCGGCCGCTGCAGGTGTTCCATGTGGAGGTGGAGGTGAAGGACATTAACGACAACCCGCCCGTGTTCTCTCTCAGAGAACAAAAGCTGCTGATTTATGAATCTAAACAACCTGACTCTCGTTTTCCTCTAGAGGGAGCTTCTGATGCGGATATAGGAGAGAATGCTCAATTGACCTACAGACTAAGTAAAAATGATTACTTTTCTTTAGAATTACCAATAAATAGTAAGCCGACTAAAAAACTGTCACTAACGTTAAAGAAGTCTCTAGACAGAGAGAAAACTCCGGAATTTAATTTACTACTGACGGCTGCAGATGGAGGGAAACCCGAGCTCACTGGCACTGTTCAACTCTTCATCCGCGTCTTGGATATTAATGATAACGATCCGGAATTTGAACAATCAGAATACAAGGTGAGATTGATGGAAAACGCAGCTAAAGAAACTCTTGTGATACAGTTAAATGCCACAGATCAAGATGAAGGAGTCAATGGGGAGGTAACATACTCCTTAATGTCAATTAAGCCCAATGGAAAACCTTTATTTACACTAGATGAAAATAACGGAGAAGTGAAGGTCAATGGAACTTTAGACTATGAAGAAAACAAGTTTTATGAAATTGAAGTACAGGCCACAGATAAGGGAAATCCCCCAATGGCAGGTCACTGTACAGTCTGGGTTGAAATCTTAGATGCCAATGATAACTCCCCTGAAATCACTGTCACTTCCCTGTCTCTACCAGTACGAGAGGACACTCAGCCAAGCACTGTCATTGCGCTGATCAGTGTATCTGATCGAGACTCCGGTGCCAATGGACAGGTAATCTGCTTTCTAACGCCCAACGTCCCCTTCAAGATCGTGTCCACGTTCAAGAACTATTATTCACTAGTGCTGGACGGCACCCTGGACCGTGAGAACGTGTCTGTCTATAAGTTGGTGGTGACAGCGCGGGACGGGGGCTCGCCTTCGCTGTCCGCCACCGCCAGCATGTCCGTGGAGGTGGCCGACGTGAACGACAACGCGCCCGCGTTCGCGCAGCCCGAATACACGGTGTTCGTGAAGGAGAACAACCCGCCCGGCTGCCACATCTTCACGGTCTCCGCGCGGGACGCGGACGCTCAGGAGAACGCTCTGGTGTCCTACTCGCTGGTGGAGCGGTGGTTGGGCGAGCGCGCGCTGTCGAGCTATGTGTCGGTGCACGCGGAGAGCGGCAAGGTGTACGCGCTGCAGCCGCTGGACCACGAGGAGCTGGAGCTCCTGCAGTTCCAGGTGAGCGCGCGCGATGCGGGAGTGCCGCCCCTGGGCAGCAACGTGACGCTGCAGGTGTTCGTGCTGGACGAGAACGACAACGCGCCTGCGCTGCTGCCGCCTGGGCCGGGCGGAGGACCCAGCGCGGTGAGCCAGGTGGTGTCGAGGTCCGTGGACGCGGGCCACGTGGTGGCCAAGGTGCGCGCGGTGGACGCGGATTCGGGCTACAACGCGTGGCTGTCGTACGAGCTGCAGCCGGCGGCGGGTAGCGCGAGCAGCCCGTTCCGCGTGGGGCTGTACACTGGCGAGATCAGCACCACTCGCGCCCTGGACGAGGCGGACGCGCCGCGCCAGCGCTTGCTGGTGCTGGTGAAGGACCACGGCGAGCCGGCGCTGACGGCCACGGCCACCGTGGTGCTATCGCTGGAGGACAGCGGCCAGGCGCCCAAGGCCTCTTCGCGGGCGTTGTCTGGTGCAGCTGGCGCAGAGACGGCGTTAGTGGATGTGAACGTGTACCTGATCATCGCCATCTGCGCGGTGTCCAGCCTGTTGGTGCTCACGCTGCTGCTGTACACGGCGCTGCGGTGCTCGGCGCCGCCCAGCGAGGGCGCGTGCGGGCCCGTGAAGCCCAGGCTGGTGTGCTCCAGCGCGGTGGGGAGCTGGTCTTACTCGCAGGAGAGGCGGCAGAGGGTGTGCTCTGGGGAGGGGCCGCCCAAGACCGACCTCATGGCCTTCAGCCCCAGCCTATCTCCTGGTCTGGATAGAGAAGTCGGAGAAGAAAGGCAGGAGGCAGGATCAAACCATTCTGGTCTG